Proteins encoded together in one Candidatus Hydrogenedentota bacterium window:
- a CDS encoding F0F1 ATP synthase subunit C, with product MVIVRRYSKLIVAALAVFVCALAVAPLAFAAEGAEAAAGAETSTGGGLRAMGLAIGAGIAIAGAGLGTGRAQAGVGAGGTGALAEKPELFGNVLILFAIPETIVVFGFVIAIMLVNAI from the coding sequence ATGGTAATCGTTCGCAGGTACAGTAAATTGATCGTCGCGGCGCTCGCGGTATTCGTGTGCGCGCTGGCAGTTGCGCCTTTGGCGTTTGCTGCCGAGGGCGCGGAAGCGGCCGCCGGAGCTGAGACGAGCACGGGCGGTGGTCTTCGCGCGATGGGTCTGGCGATCGGCGCGGGCATCGCGATTGCGGGCGCGGGCCTCGGTACCGGCCGCGCACAGGCGGGCGTCGGCGCGGGCGGAACGGGCGCACTGGCCGAAAAGCCGGAGTTGTTCGGTAACGTCCTGATTCTCTTCGCAATTCCGGAAACGATCGTCGTGTTCGGTTTCGTTATCGCGATCATGCTGGTCAACGCGATATAG
- a CDS encoding V-type ATP synthase subunit B, with protein MATSTEPNLLHKEYWDLNYVSGPLVFLGNGDRFPTGAILDLVSETGLVRQGQVLEANKKYAIVQVLQGTQGVDIKRVSVSLKKEAARIGASKELIGRTFNGTGDPIDGMPPVVADKEIDIIGTAINPVSRNKPNDFIETGLSTIDGFNTLVRGQKLPIFFGSGLPANEVANFIVQNAQVKGEAEDFVVVFGAMGLTEREAAYFMRSFEEGGQKSRVVSFINKAGDPAIERIFTPRCALTVAEYLAFEHDYQVLVILTDMTSYCEALRQISSAREEIPGRRGYPGYMYTDLSTIYERAGRIHGKKGSVTQVPMLTMPDDDITHPIPDLTGYITEGQIVLSRPLHRQGVFPPVDLLPCLSRLMNNGIGEGRTRADHRAVANQLYASYARGRNVRKLMAIVGEDALGELDKKYLKFAVEFEKQMIGQAVRRTIEETLDLGWRLLGILPSAELTRVSREQVQKHYKEWTE; from the coding sequence ATGGCAACATCGACTGAACCCAACCTGCTCCACAAGGAGTATTGGGACCTCAACTACGTGTCGGGGCCGCTGGTCTTCCTCGGCAACGGCGACCGCTTCCCGACGGGCGCGATCCTCGATCTCGTCTCCGAGACGGGCCTCGTTCGTCAGGGGCAGGTGCTCGAAGCGAACAAGAAGTACGCGATCGTCCAGGTGCTCCAGGGGACGCAGGGCGTGGACATCAAGCGTGTGTCGGTCTCGCTGAAGAAAGAGGCCGCGCGCATCGGCGCCTCGAAGGAACTGATCGGCCGCACATTTAACGGCACCGGCGATCCCATCGACGGCATGCCCCCTGTCGTGGCAGACAAGGAAATCGACATTATCGGTACGGCCATCAACCCCGTATCGCGCAACAAGCCGAACGATTTCATTGAAACCGGCCTCTCGACCATTGACGGCTTCAACACGCTCGTCCGCGGACAGAAGTTGCCGATCTTCTTCGGGTCCGGTCTCCCCGCGAACGAAGTCGCCAACTTCATCGTGCAGAACGCCCAGGTGAAGGGCGAGGCCGAAGATTTCGTTGTCGTGTTCGGCGCGATGGGTCTCACCGAGCGCGAAGCCGCGTACTTCATGCGGTCGTTCGAAGAAGGCGGCCAGAAGTCGCGCGTGGTGTCTTTCATCAACAAAGCAGGCGACCCCGCCATCGAGCGTATTTTTACGCCGCGCTGCGCGCTTACCGTCGCCGAGTACCTGGCATTCGAGCACGACTACCAGGTGCTCGTCATCCTCACGGACATGACGAGCTACTGCGAGGCGCTGCGCCAGATTTCGTCCGCGCGCGAAGAGATTCCCGGCCGACGCGGCTATCCCGGTTACATGTACACCGACTTGTCGACAATTTACGAGCGCGCGGGACGCATCCACGGCAAGAAGGGATCGGTCACCCAGGTGCCGATGCTCACGATGCCGGACGACGACATTACGCACCCGATTCCGGACTTGACGGGTTACATCACCGAAGGGCAGATCGTGTTGTCGCGTCCGCTGCACCGTCAGGGCGTGTTCCCGCCGGTGGACCTGCTGCCGTGCCTGTCGCGCCTGATGAACAACGGCATCGGCGAGGGCCGCACGCGCGCCGATCACCGCGCCGTCGCGAACCAGCTCTACGCTTCGTACGCGCGCGGCCGCAACGTGCGTAAGCTGATGGCCATTGTCGGCGAAGACGCGTTGGGTGAACTGGACAAGAAGTACCTCAAATTTGCCGTCGAATTCGAAAAGCAGATGATCGGCCAGGCGGTCCGGCGCACCATCGAAGAAACGCTCGACCTGGGTTGGCGCCTCCTCGGCATTCTGCCGTCGGCGGAACTCACCCGCGTCTCGCGCGAACAAGTGCAGAAGCATTACAAGGAATGGACGGAGTAG
- a CDS encoding tetratricopeptide repeat protein: MRTALALMVTIAPCLAATLPSFPAETDFLNQVPADDSEKVVDAVRQYALLQFALAEWDRDIAVQFSEDPASADEVQARLKSSADRLDRVEQAYKVLLARYPKNARSLNYYGEFLYDYRGEQMNAVRYWKEAIAADPRLALAYNNLGIHYSHVGQLAFGLENYNKAIELEPDNPDFKFNLAQTYLAYSPSVAEELKWDEKKVYRKGMELSKAAAELKPSDYKLQEDYATNFYAAQRFDIQPDWADAAAAWRRARGSARSNTQLFFTWLNEARAWINKPDLKKAEACLLEAQRLNPSSEVVPRLLEKVRSGNVGEASAE, encoded by the coding sequence ATGAGAACTGCGCTGGCCCTGATGGTGACGATCGCGCCGTGCCTGGCGGCAACGCTGCCTTCGTTTCCGGCGGAAACCGATTTTCTGAACCAGGTCCCCGCGGACGATTCCGAGAAGGTGGTCGACGCGGTGCGGCAATATGCGCTGCTGCAATTCGCGCTCGCGGAATGGGACCGCGACATCGCGGTGCAGTTTTCCGAAGACCCCGCGAGCGCCGACGAAGTACAGGCGCGGCTGAAGTCGTCCGCAGACCGATTGGATCGCGTTGAGCAGGCATACAAGGTATTGCTCGCGCGTTATCCCAAGAACGCACGATCGCTCAATTACTACGGCGAATTTCTTTACGACTATCGCGGCGAACAGATGAACGCGGTGCGATATTGGAAGGAGGCGATCGCGGCCGATCCCCGGTTGGCGCTGGCGTACAACAACCTGGGTATTCACTATTCGCACGTCGGCCAGTTGGCTTTTGGTTTGGAAAACTACAACAAGGCGATTGAACTCGAGCCGGACAATCCGGACTTCAAATTTAATCTCGCGCAAACGTACCTCGCGTACTCGCCGTCCGTCGCCGAGGAACTCAAATGGGATGAGAAGAAGGTTTACCGGAAGGGCATGGAGTTGAGCAAGGCCGCGGCGGAACTCAAGCCAAGCGATTACAAGTTACAGGAAGACTACGCGACGAATTTCTACGCGGCGCAGCGATTTGACATCCAGCCGGACTGGGCGGACGCCGCGGCGGCATGGCGGCGCGCGCGCGGATCGGCGCGTTCGAATACGCAGCTCTTTTTCACGTGGCTCAACGAAGCACGCGCATGGATCAATAAACCGGACCTTAAAAAAGCCGAAGCGTGCCTGCTCGAAGCGCAACGACTGAACCCGTCCAGCGAAGTGGTGCCGCGCCTGCTCGAAAAGGTGCGCTCCGGCAACGTCGGCGAAGCGAGCGCGGAATAA
- a CDS encoding DnaJ domain-containing protein: MILPSIKEFIIIAIIIGVLSYAGIWPQIIRGIRQLRGERVDDEAPVSARDLDLAYKMLGVSPSAPWPDVEKAFRAKAKLHHPDHGGDDDVMRALNDAYALIRRARKNPRA; encoded by the coding sequence GTGATATTGCCAAGCATCAAAGAGTTCATCATCATCGCGATCATCATCGGCGTGCTGAGTTACGCCGGGATATGGCCGCAAATCATTCGCGGCATCCGTCAGTTGCGCGGTGAACGTGTGGACGACGAAGCGCCGGTGTCGGCGCGCGATCTCGATCTCGCGTATAAGATGCTCGGCGTGTCCCCGTCCGCGCCGTGGCCGGATGTCGAAAAGGCGTTTCGCGCGAAGGCGAAGCTGCATCATCCCGATCACGGTGGCGACGACGACGTGATGCGGGCGCTAAACGACGCGTACGCATTAATCCGCCGCGCCCGAAAGAACCCGCGTGCCTGA
- a CDS encoding V-type ATP synthase subunit A produces the protein MSSTQQVGTLTRISGPMISASGMLGVAMGEILRVGKLGLMGEVIRIDGDTVFAQVFEDTSGMYLGEPVVPLGKPLAVELGPGLLGSTYDGIQRPLITLKQQSGDFIGRGLTADALQREKKWSFTPTAKVGDKVVAGDILGTVPETKSITHKVLVPPGKGGAIASIVGSGEYTNTEVIATLDNGEKLTMTHYWPVKQPRPTARKLRSDRPFLTGQRVLDCLFPIALGGSAIVPGGFGTGKTVVEQTLSKYCNADIIIYVGCGERGNEMADVLDEFPHLKDPKTGDSLMNRTVLVVNTSNMPVAARDASVYTGITLAEYYRDQGYDVAIMADSTSRWAEALREISSRLEEMPGEEGYPTYLASRISEFYERSGRVVCAGSDAGTDKERTGSLTIVGAVSPPGGDMSEPVTQNSQRVAGALWSLDAALAYSRHYPSLNWNRSYTLYFKELDPWFEANAPKTWMQNRQAMQTLLQRDAELQEVVQLVGPDALQDQERLILEVSRMIREVFLQQNAFSDNDAYCSLEKGCALLDAVLEFFETSKKVLDQGVTLVRIMELPVRENISRLREESNATIAERQKVVLEEMRRVLADLSSRKG, from the coding sequence ATGTCCTCGACCCAACAAGTCGGAACACTGACCCGCATCTCCGGGCCGATGATCTCGGCCAGCGGCATGCTCGGCGTCGCCATGGGCGAAATCCTGCGCGTCGGCAAGCTCGGGCTGATGGGGGAAGTCATCCGCATCGATGGCGACACGGTATTCGCGCAGGTGTTTGAAGACACCTCGGGCATGTACCTCGGCGAACCCGTCGTGCCGCTCGGCAAACCCCTCGCGGTGGAACTCGGGCCGGGCCTCCTCGGGTCGACCTACGACGGTATCCAGCGCCCGCTTATCACGTTGAAACAGCAGTCCGGAGACTTCATCGGGCGCGGCCTCACCGCCGACGCGCTGCAACGCGAGAAGAAGTGGTCGTTCACGCCGACGGCAAAGGTGGGCGACAAAGTGGTCGCGGGCGACATTCTCGGCACCGTGCCGGAAACGAAGAGCATCACGCACAAGGTCCTCGTGCCCCCCGGCAAGGGCGGCGCGATTGCGAGCATTGTCGGCTCGGGCGAATACACAAACACGGAAGTCATCGCCACCCTCGACAACGGCGAAAAACTGACCATGACCCACTACTGGCCGGTGAAGCAGCCGCGTCCGACCGCGCGTAAGCTGCGTTCGGATCGCCCGTTCCTCACGGGCCAGCGCGTGCTCGATTGCCTGTTCCCGATCGCGCTCGGCGGTTCGGCCATCGTGCCCGGCGGTTTCGGTACGGGTAAGACGGTCGTGGAACAGACGCTGTCAAAATACTGCAATGCCGACATCATCATCTACGTCGGTTGTGGCGAGCGCGGCAACGAAATGGCGGACGTGCTCGACGAATTCCCGCACCTCAAAGACCCGAAGACGGGCGATTCGCTGATGAACCGCACCGTGCTCGTCGTGAATACCTCGAATATGCCCGTGGCCGCGCGCGACGCATCGGTCTACACGGGCATCACGCTCGCCGAGTACTACCGCGATCAAGGCTACGATGTCGCCATCATGGCAGACTCGACCAGTCGTTGGGCCGAGGCGCTCCGCGAAATCTCGTCACGCCTCGAAGAAATGCCCGGCGAAGAAGGGTACCCGACCTACCTCGCGTCCCGTATTTCCGAGTTCTACGAGCGAAGCGGCCGCGTGGTCTGCGCGGGCAGCGACGCGGGCACGGACAAGGAACGCACGGGTTCGCTCACGATCGTCGGCGCGGTGTCGCCCCCCGGCGGAGACATGTCCGAACCGGTAACGCAGAATTCGCAGCGCGTCGCCGGCGCATTGTGGTCGCTCGACGCGGCGCTCGCGTACAGCCGCCACTATCCGTCGTTGAACTGGAACCGCAGCTACACACTCTACTTCAAGGAACTCGATCCCTGGTTCGAGGCAAACGCGCCGAAGACCTGGATGCAGAACCGGCAGGCGATGCAGACGCTGCTACAGCGCGACGCGGAATTGCAGGAAGTCGTGCAGCTCGTCGGTCCCGACGCATTGCAGGACCAGGAGCGCCTCATACTCGAGGTGTCGCGCATGATCCGCGAAGTGTTCCTGCAGCAGAACGCTTTCTCGGACAACGACGCGTACTGCTCGTTAGAGAAGGGCTGCGCGCTGCTCGATGCCGTGCTCGAGTTCTTCGAGACCTCGAAGAAGGTGCTCGACCAGGGCGTCACACTCGTGCGCATCATGGAACTGCCGGTCCGCGAAAACATTTCGCGTCTGCGCGAAGAATCGAACGCAACCATTGCCGAACGCCAGAAAGTCGTGCTCGAAGAGATGCGCCGCGTTCTGGCCGATCTCTCATCGAGAAAAGGGTAA
- a CDS encoding V-type ATP synthase subunit D encodes MDNVAPTRMQLLAHKAQIKFAADGVQLLEGKREALLKELIERAKELRNLRNQLHKMGRSAVATLAIARAVRGTADVRSAGVAARRELQLDVRTEKVWGLSLGAIDRHNIVRTQSQRGTGLLDVSSQVVEASDSSERMVEQLLVCAPKESNLLIIGEEVRKVSRRINALNEYLLPKLRGEMRTIARVLDEREREETFRLKRIKKKKADAKAAEAEGGAA; translated from the coding sequence ATGGACAACGTAGCGCCGACGCGCATGCAGCTTCTGGCCCACAAGGCCCAGATCAAGTTTGCCGCGGACGGCGTGCAACTCCTCGAAGGCAAGCGTGAAGCGCTGCTGAAGGAGTTGATCGAGCGCGCGAAGGAACTCCGCAATTTGCGCAATCAGTTGCACAAGATGGGCCGCTCCGCCGTCGCGACGTTGGCCATCGCGCGCGCCGTGCGCGGCACGGCCGACGTGCGCAGCGCGGGCGTCGCTGCGCGCCGCGAACTTCAGCTCGACGTTCGCACCGAAAAGGTGTGGGGCCTGAGCCTCGGCGCGATTGACCGGCACAACATCGTGCGGACCCAAAGCCAGCGCGGCACCGGCCTGCTGGACGTGAGCTCGCAAGTCGTGGAAGCGTCGGACTCCTCCGAGCGCATGGTCGAGCAATTACTCGTCTGTGCGCCGAAGGAATCGAACCTGCTGATTATCGGCGAGGAAGTCCGCAAGGTCAGCCGCCGCATCAACGCGCTGAACGAATACCTGTTGCCGAAACTGCGCGGCGAAATGCGCACCATCGCGCGCGTGCTCGACGAGCGCGAGCGCGAGGAGACCTTCCGCCTCAAGCGCATCAAGAAGAAGAAGGCCGACGCGAAAGCCGCCGAAGCCGAGGGAGGTGCGGCCTAA
- a CDS encoding PTS sugar transporter subunit IIA — protein MRLGDLLHEKTIKLNLVAGDKQAVIEELVDALIDAHEIPLSMRAHALEIVKEREKEASTGLEYGVAAPHGLSDRIDDIIVALGVCNTGIPFDSIDGIAARIVVLILFPRRSFQGNIQTMAGIAHLLSNPKLREAIRAARTAEDVLRAIREEESKEAFHVHLSK, from the coding sequence ATGCGCCTCGGCGATCTGCTCCACGAAAAGACCATCAAGCTCAATCTCGTCGCCGGCGACAAGCAGGCGGTCATCGAGGAATTGGTGGACGCGCTCATCGACGCGCACGAAATCCCCCTGTCCATGCGCGCGCACGCGCTCGAAATCGTCAAGGAACGCGAGAAAGAAGCCAGCACCGGCCTCGAATACGGCGTAGCCGCGCCCCACGGCCTCTCGGACCGCATTGACGACATTATCGTCGCGCTCGGCGTCTGCAATACCGGCATTCCGTTCGATTCCATCGACGGCATCGCCGCCCGAATCGTTGTGCTCATTCTGTTCCCGCGCCGCAGCTTTCAGGGCAACATTCAAACCATGGCCGGCATCGCCCACCTGCTCAGCAATCCCAAGTTACGCGAAGCCATCCGCGCCGCACGGACGGCCGAGGACGTGCTCCGCGCCATCCGCGAAGAAGAGAGCAAGGAAGCGTTCCACGTCCATCTGAGCAAGTAG
- a CDS encoding GNAT family N-acetyltransferase: MPRIEAIRRPPVNFDAFVDEVSAGLVTLYGPAAAEDYRKKAPSAISTSLAHPAVRAWAAFDDAPGDELSARALVVSAQRDGVGHITFVHVLKPYVGRGIEGELARAAVAELRACGVLGISAEPVALCPLELDGAFGPLGFQRIERQLMDAPLNAKPLSGPLLSQSVPADSGDYVRVADIIVDAYSDHPGRDLHAEVRTPAGAESFVRTAAEGAYGMTRPGFIRLLRRSGTPVAAVVGCEAAPGIGFVLQVVVRPEAQGQGIGTQLMREIAQCFRDAGLSRVALGVTNDNPARRLYERLGFRKIMPVNAYVWWR, from the coding sequence ATGCCGCGTATTGAGGCCATTCGCCGGCCGCCGGTGAATTTCGACGCGTTTGTCGACGAGGTGTCGGCGGGGCTGGTCACGCTGTACGGGCCTGCCGCGGCGGAGGACTATCGAAAGAAGGCCCCCTCGGCGATTTCCACGTCGTTGGCACATCCTGCGGTTCGGGCCTGGGCGGCCTTTGACGACGCGCCGGGCGACGAGTTGTCGGCGCGCGCGCTGGTCGTTTCCGCGCAACGGGATGGCGTGGGCCATATTACCTTCGTGCACGTGCTCAAGCCGTACGTTGGCCGGGGAATCGAAGGCGAGTTGGCGCGCGCCGCCGTGGCGGAACTGCGCGCCTGCGGGGTGCTGGGCATATCCGCCGAGCCCGTCGCGTTATGTCCCTTGGAGTTGGACGGCGCTTTTGGACCGCTCGGTTTCCAGCGAATCGAGCGGCAGCTTATGGACGCGCCGCTGAACGCCAAGCCGCTGTCGGGGCCGCTATTGTCGCAGAGTGTGCCGGCGGACTCCGGTGACTACGTGCGCGTTGCCGATATCATTGTCGACGCCTATAGCGATCATCCCGGGCGCGACCTGCATGCCGAAGTGCGCACACCCGCGGGCGCGGAGAGTTTCGTGCGGACGGCCGCCGAGGGGGCGTACGGTATGACGCGGCCCGGATTTATCCGGCTGCTGCGCCGATCGGGTACGCCGGTGGCGGCAGTTGTCGGGTGCGAGGCGGCGCCCGGGATCGGTTTCGTACTTCAGGTCGTGGTCCGGCCAGAGGCACAAGGGCAAGGAATTGGAACGCAACTCATGCGGGAGATTGCGCAGTGCTTCCGCGACGCGGGACTCTCCCGCGTTGCTCTCGGTGTTACGAACGACAATCCGGCGCGGCGCTTGTATGAGCGGCTTGGATTCAGGAAGATAATGCCGGTGAACGCATATGTCTGGTGGCGATAG
- a CDS encoding V-type ATPase subunit, producing METAEVFAPYLNARIGGMRSKLFTKQHMEDLINLYDVEKIGDDLLESPYQQEMAEALTRAKGVDAIEEAVSRNLVNAQQALSRMAAGPLQDLTDRFLMRWDLAAVKALLRLRHHGLDAQTGLAILSPGPNLTVTLMKSFAERSSMEELVSALVAWKPDLCGPLAASIGDYRQQQNDLSILEDALDRGYFVRNVGTLRSREDDDSRVLRKVLRMEIDRINLRMLLQLRDGHGGADQLAARLLPSGWLNEKLLKEMAGARDAIHAMEFLAPTPYKELAEDLIAFVQAARFSPMDRHFDKLIIKHLRHEMHVHTMSFAVVMHFAWAKYNEVVNLRLIARGAAAKLPLGKVREETMHA from the coding sequence ATGGAAACCGCCGAAGTATTCGCTCCATATCTAAACGCCCGCATCGGCGGTATGCGCAGCAAGCTGTTCACGAAGCAGCACATGGAAGACCTGATCAACCTCTACGACGTGGAAAAGATCGGGGACGACCTGCTCGAGTCGCCGTACCAACAGGAAATGGCCGAGGCGCTGACCCGCGCCAAGGGCGTGGACGCGATCGAAGAGGCGGTTTCCCGCAATCTCGTCAATGCGCAACAGGCCCTGTCGCGCATGGCCGCGGGGCCCTTGCAGGACCTGACGGACCGGTTCCTCATGCGGTGGGACCTCGCCGCGGTCAAGGCGCTGCTCCGGTTGCGCCATCACGGCCTCGATGCGCAGACCGGATTGGCGATCTTGTCGCCCGGCCCGAACCTGACCGTAACGCTGATGAAGTCGTTTGCGGAACGGTCTTCCATGGAAGAGCTCGTTTCCGCGCTTGTTGCGTGGAAACCCGATCTGTGCGGCCCGCTTGCCGCTTCGATCGGCGACTATCGGCAACAACAGAACGACCTCTCGATACTCGAAGACGCGCTCGACCGCGGCTACTTTGTGCGCAACGTCGGCACGCTACGCTCGCGCGAAGACGACGACAGCCGGGTTCTCCGCAAAGTGCTGCGCATGGAGATCGACCGCATCAACCTGCGTATGCTCCTGCAACTGCGCGACGGCCACGGCGGCGCCGATCAACTCGCCGCGCGGTTGCTCCCCTCGGGATGGCTGAACGAAAAGTTGTTGAAGGAGATGGCCGGCGCGCGCGACGCGATCCACGCGATGGAGTTCCTCGCGCCGACGCCGTATAAGGAGTTGGCCGAGGACCTGATTGCATTCGTGCAGGCGGCGCGGTTCTCGCCGATGGACCGGCATTTCGACAAATTGATCATCAAACACCTGCGCCACGAAATGCACGTGCACACGATGAGTTTTGCCGTCGTCATGCACTTCGCCTGGGCCAAGTACAATGAAGTCGTCAACCTGCGGCTCATTGCGCGGGGCGCGGCCGCGAAACTGCCGCTCGGCAAGGTGCGCGAGGAGACGATGCATGCCTAA
- the cyoE gene encoding protoheme IX farnesyltransferase — MRLDQSARKRSTFSAYVELTKPRILTMVLVTAALGFFMGGAGFHGFAAWDGLLTLLIGVAMTSAGSGALNHYLERESDARMERTRNRPLPAGQVHPMHALLLGEYLILGGVMLLLWRVNLLTAFLALLTAFLYVLVYTPMKKWTWLNTLIGAVPGALPPMGGWTAATGELEAGAWVLFAILFFWQQPHFYSIAWIFRDDYARGGFKMLPTEDPDGRRTFRQMLGFSALLIPVSLLPAWSGPHELGVVYFVGASILGALMFASCIPLVRTGSTTDARRVLRMSILYLPLLLALIAFDISL, encoded by the coding sequence ATGCGTCTGGATCAGTCTGCCCGCAAGCGTTCCACCTTCTCCGCCTATGTGGAGTTGACGAAGCCCCGCATCCTCACGATGGTGCTGGTGACGGCGGCCTTGGGCTTTTTCATGGGCGGCGCCGGGTTCCATGGGTTCGCGGCGTGGGACGGACTGCTCACCTTGCTCATCGGCGTCGCGATGACTTCCGCGGGGTCCGGCGCGCTGAACCACTACCTTGAACGCGAATCGGACGCGCGCATGGAGCGCACGCGCAATCGGCCATTGCCCGCGGGACAGGTGCACCCGATGCACGCACTGCTCCTGGGTGAGTACCTAATCCTCGGTGGAGTCATGTTATTGCTGTGGCGCGTGAATCTACTCACGGCTTTTCTCGCCCTCTTGACCGCGTTTCTGTACGTACTCGTGTACACACCCATGAAGAAGTGGACGTGGCTCAACACACTGATAGGCGCCGTCCCCGGCGCGCTGCCGCCGATGGGCGGCTGGACAGCGGCCACCGGCGAACTGGAAGCAGGCGCATGGGTGTTATTTGCAATCTTGTTTTTCTGGCAGCAACCGCACTTCTACTCGATTGCCTGGATTTTCCGCGATGACTACGCGCGCGGCGGGTTCAAGATGTTGCCGACGGAGGACCCGGATGGCCGCCGCACGTTCCGCCAGATGCTCGGGTTTTCGGCGCTGTTGATCCCGGTGTCACTGCTGCCCGCATGGTCGGGTCCCCATGAACTCGGCGTGGTATATTTTGTTGGTGCAAGTATTTTGGGCGCGCTGATGTTTGCGTCGTGTATACCCCTGGTGCGAACGGGATCAACGACCGACGCGCGGCGCGTGTTGCGCATGTCGATTCTGTACCTGCCGCTGCTGCTGGCGCTCATCGCGTTCGACATCAGCCTGTAA
- a CDS encoding rhomboid family intramembrane serine protease: MSNVYYERRYSYSAAGGRPITFAVQRLIVATTIAFAIQLIVFIPAAAFGALPLTVEYWLGLNPALLRFGAVWQLATYIFLHGSLMHLFFNMLTLYFFGPDVERILSTRQFFRFYFLCGIVGGICQFGLSIAQGSNAPTIGASGATLGVLAACAVAYPKREVYLFPLPFPLYMWALAVLFFVLSLTSDRSAGGTAWAAHAGGMAFGFAYMKLVPVLREWFERFASRARKVDASKEPLDAVGEAVDNIFKFDEEKKKRK, from the coding sequence ATGAGCAACGTGTACTACGAGCGGCGGTATTCGTATTCCGCCGCGGGCGGGCGGCCGATTACGTTCGCCGTGCAGCGGTTAATCGTCGCGACTACAATCGCATTCGCGATTCAACTCATTGTCTTCATCCCCGCGGCCGCGTTTGGCGCTCTGCCGCTGACGGTCGAATATTGGCTGGGGTTGAATCCAGCTCTCTTGCGGTTCGGCGCCGTGTGGCAGTTGGCAACGTACATATTCCTGCACGGCAGCTTGATGCATCTGTTTTTCAACATGCTCACTTTGTACTTTTTCGGACCGGACGTCGAGCGCATTCTCAGCACGCGCCAATTCTTCCGGTTCTATTTTCTATGCGGAATCGTCGGTGGGATCTGTCAGTTTGGACTGTCGATCGCGCAGGGAAGTAATGCACCGACGATCGGCGCGAGCGGCGCGACGCTGGGCGTATTGGCCGCGTGTGCTGTCGCGTACCCGAAGCGCGAGGTGTATCTGTTTCCGCTTCCGTTTCCGCTCTACATGTGGGCGCTCGCCGTCCTGTTTTTCGTCTTGAGTCTAACGTCCGACCGGTCGGCCGGCGGCACCGCGTGGGCCGCGCACGCCGGTGGAATGGCGTTTGGGTTTGCGTACATGAAACTCGTGCCGGTACTTCGCGAGTGGTTCGAACGTTTCGCAAGCCGGGCGAGAAAGGTCGATGCATCGAAGGAACCGCTGGACGCGGTCGGCGAAGCGGTGGACAACATCTTTAAGTTTGACGAAGAGAAGAAGAAACGAAAGTAG
- the lepB gene encoding signal peptidase I, producing the protein MLRPAVPAPPKHRLSRVRTAFYVAFLAFAALFLFGYVALGMRFFRVPSESMEPILKPGDFLVALPQSAYRRGDIVVLADPLLKGGFLVKRIVAVAGDHADINLGYLSLNEKYASEPYIVEPMEYIVEPIVVPDGEVLVLGDNRNQSDDASRWLIDPDTGEAIDASNADTDMVEGKRWKRTVPVDSIVGKVVYRYLPFGRTGPVPSFPLTNSDGE; encoded by the coding sequence ATGCTACGTCCCGCGGTCCCGGCCCCTCCAAAGCACAGACTGTCGCGCGTGCGCACGGCGTTTTACGTCGCGTTCCTCGCGTTCGCGGCGTTATTCCTTTTCGGATACGTCGCGCTCGGCATGCGCTTTTTCCGCGTGCCGAGCGAATCGATGGAACCGATTCTCAAACCCGGGGATTTCCTCGTCGCGCTCCCGCAATCGGCCTATCGCCGCGGCGACATCGTCGTGCTTGCGGACCCACTCTTGAAAGGCGGGTTCCTCGTGAAGCGCATCGTGGCGGTGGCGGGCGACCACGCGGACATCAATCTGGGTTACCTGAGCCTGAACGAAAAGTATGCGTCCGAGCCGTACATCGTGGAACCGATGGAGTACATCGTCGAGCCCATCGTGGTGCCGGACGGCGAGGTCCTTGTGTTGGGCGACAACCGAAACCAAAGCGATGATGCCAGCCGCTGGCTCATCGATCCCGACACGGGCGAAGCCATCGACGCGAGCAACGCGGACACCGACATGGTGGAAGGCAAACGGTGGAAGCGCACGGTGCCCGTGGATTCGATTGTCGGCAAGGTTGTGTATCGGTATCTGCCGTTCGGACGCACCGGGCCGGTTCCATCGTTTCCGCTCACCAACTCCGATGGCGAGTAA